ACGCCGCGGGACGTGGTGACTTTCGCGCGGAGAGCGCAACACGCGACGGGAGGGGGTGGGGCAGGGGCTAAAACAGATTTGCTGAGGGGCCTGGAGCAACCGCCAACAGGAACAAGGAGGGAGTAATGGCAAAGAAATCGGTGCACGAGATCCTCGCGGATCCCGATTTCAAGGAGCTCTACAGCAAGCGCATGACCTACGCCTGGACCCTGACGGTCCTGGAGCTGGTCCTGTTCTACGGCTTCGTCTACCTCGTCTCCTACAACAAGCCGTACCTGGCCACGAAGATGAGCGGGTCGGTGACCACCATCGGGATCCCGATCGCCGTCGGCACGATCTTCGTCTCCTGGATTCTCACGGGGATCTACGTCTACTGGGCGAACAACATCTATGACGGCCTTGTGAAGAAGGTCAAGGACAAGATCGGAGGATGACGATGCCGAAAAAGCTCGCATTCCAGATTCCCTTCGGAACGGCCGCCCTGCTCGCGGCGGTCCCGGCCGGCGCG
The bacterium genome window above contains:
- a CDS encoding DUF485 domain-containing protein, producing MAKKSVHEILADPDFKELYSKRMTYAWTLTVLELVLFYGFVYLVSYNKPYLATKMSGSVTTIGIPIAVGTIFVSWILTGIYVYWANNIYDGLVKKVKDKIGG